The Anolis carolinensis isolate JA03-04 chromosome 2, rAnoCar3.1.pri, whole genome shotgun sequence genome contains the following window.
gtgtgtgtgtgtgtatatatatatatatatatatatatatatcatgagaGTGAGAAGATATTCTCCTTCATATAATGGTCTTTTGACTGGAgtgggaagtcaattttaatttttgGAATAGATCATTTTactttatagcaggcatgggcaaacttgggccctccaagtgttttggacttcaactcccacaattcctaacagcctaacgactattaggaattgtggaagttgaagtccaaaacacctggagtgcccaagtttgcctatgcctgctttaTAGTACTGTTGGATTTACatgagaacaataataataataataataaaaccaaaaGTTTTAAAGTTGATCAGCCACAATTGGTAGTGCCAAAATGGTTGTCCGTTGAGCTGATTCACCAAGAATGAAACAAGAGCAAGCCACGGAAAGTGGCAGGAAAATAAAATGCATGCCAAGctcatatgcatattttggtgcCTTTTCCAGGTGGTAGGATCATGCGGCAGGGGCGAAGCTACATCGGGGTCCTCGCTCCATTCTCTCTCCTGGCCACTTCGCTTTTGCTCACTCTCACAGCATCTTACAAACCTGTCATTGTTGTCCATGGCTTGTTCGACAGCCCTTCAGATTTTCGGCTTTTGCTTCAGTTCATCAATGAGGTGAGTCTGGGAGCCAGACGTGGGAGATGGTGTGGAAAAGGTATAACTCCAATTGTTGTTCTTAATTAGAGTGAAAACTTGGTAGAGCAAATGTTATGCAAATCTCATTGAGTCAATAGGCTGTTCCATTGAGCTTGGCCATTAGATTTAGCCTAGAGAGGATTTATGTGTTTATTAGAATCAAAGAGTCATAGACTTTTTAACAAACTGTAACTCTTGTaatggagctcccagtggcacagcgggttaaactgctgagctgctgaacttgctgaccgaaaggtcgacggttcgaatctagggagcagggtaagctcctgctattagccccatcttctgccaaccttgcagtttgagaacatcccaatgtgagtagatcaataggtaccattccaggaGAAAGATAGTGGTGctctatgtagtcatgctggccgcatgaccttggaggtgtctatggacaatgccggctcttcgatgtgttgttgaaggctttcatggccaggatcacagggttgttctgtgttttccgggctgtatggccatgttccagaagtattctctcctgacgtttcgcccacatctatggcaggcatactcagatgttgtctgccatagatgtgggcgaaacatcaggagagaatacttctggaacatggccatacagcccggaaaaaacacaacactgccggctcttcggcttagaaatggatatgagcaccaacctacagagtcagacatgactaaacttaatgtcaggggaaacatttacctttaccagagccggccctaagtatttttcaagtgtaggcgaacagaattttgccccccccccccccaaaccaatcactgaaaaataaaagcattggataagcgaaaatgttggataataaggagggattaagtaaaagcctattaaacatcaaattacattaaggttgtacaaattaagcaccaaaacatcatgttttacaagaaatcaacagaaaaagcagtctcgactgcgccctcgtatgttttgcgccccaagcgaccgcttaatttgcctcattgttggaccggctctgacctTTACCTTAACCCATGTAAAGCTATGAAGGCAAAAAAGTACAATGGCAGGATGTGTTATAATGTTATGATGAtataacagcattttaaaaaacagaaatcagAAAAGAGGGGTTTTAAACATACAAGAAAATTCATGATCCTCACCTGAGCATCAGAGGTCATCTGAGTCTTCTCTATCAGTTATTTCATTGGGAATCACTGAAGGAGAGATAACTTGGTCACAAAAATACCACGTGTGAATGGAttaggtgttgtgtggtttcctggctgtattttctcctaatgtttcacctgcatctgtggccggcatcTTCAAAGGATCCATCCAGCCTACTGGCCATCAATGTGTAACTCATGGATAACACAACACAggttcctctgaagatgccagctgcAGATGCAGGCAAATcatcaggagaaagtgctgctagaacatggccatacatcccggaaaccacacagcacctcagtgattccggctgtgaaagcttttgacaatactAATGGATTGTTCATGGAAGAAAGAACTATGAGACATCTCCCAAACTGGCTACTGAATTGTTCAAAAAAGTGAGTTATTAATAGAATTATTTCCACTATGgggaaaaaatacattttcatataCTGCTGTGGTTCAGCCATCTGCTGATAAAGATGTGGTGATTGTTATTCCATCGCCTGGGAGAGTGGATGGGGTTTTCAATGAGGGAAATGAGGAGAGTTTAGATCCTGTCTAAATTGGCTTGAAAGTGAAATTGCCTCAGAGTCCAGCAGACGGAGATGCAGCGGCTGGCGAAGACTTTTCGCCTAGTCGTCTCATAGCAACCCCAGATAAGGAGTTGGGTGGGCGAGAAAGTTCGCCTGAAAACACACCTGCAGTCAGCAGGAATCTCAGGCTTCATCTTAGGAGAGAAGCAAGCAAGTTAAGGAGGTCACAGAGACTCTGTGAGAAACAATAATGTGAGAAATCTTACAGGCAAGAGAGTCAAGGTCACAGACATGATTTCATGGCTTAAGGATTTTAAATGAGATAATTGTTTCCTTTAGAATTCGGATCAGGCAAGGCTACATAATAGTGAGGATCTCGAGTCTTGTTTCAAGTTCATGTTTTATCCTAAGATCATTGGAGTTTGAATTAATGCTTTAAGAAGTTCCTGTAGTCTTAGTTTTGGATTCATAttcatgttttgattcttgaTTCTGGTTTGGTTTGTATCTTTTTATAGAACAGATTTAGACTGTTTGCCTTTAGAAGGCTTTTTCCTATTGCCAGTTTGGCTCATTACTTGTTGACTATTTTTCCCATTACCTATTGGATTCTGcctttcttatttcttatggcgacttttcctttttatatgtgcttttctcaataaactgttttactgCTACTTTTGGATTCCTGGTTGGTGTTGAGTGCAAGGTGAATTCTGGCTGGAGTGCAAAATTGAAACTCCAATGCACCAATGCCTAGAGAGAGACAACATTGTGCAATGAGGCTAAAGCAAAAGTGGGACTAATGCATCACTATGATGGTATAACAGTCTGTTGTGATCATGCTCTTAGGATGCCCTTCCATGCAGTGAGGAccaacataggccccttctacactgctgaataatccagttcaaagcagataatatggattttgtcTGCCAGTATCGAAGGGGCCATATTAAAAGTTCAATTCCCTTTCTGTAACCTTTGTTGGAAAAGAATGTGGAGCAgtgtttccttgcttagtttctccatacctcacaacctctgaggatgcctgccatagatgtgagtgaaacgtcaggagataatacagtagagtctcacttatccaagcctcacttatccaatcctctggattatccaagccatttttgtagtcaatgtttgcaatatatcgtgatattttggtactaaattcgtaaatacagtaattacaacataacattactgcgtattgaactgctttttctgtgaaattggttgtataacatgatgttttggtgcttaatttgtaaaatcataacctaatttgatgtttaataggcttttccttaatccctccttattgtccaagatattcgcttatccaagcttctgccggcccgtttagcttggataagtgagactctactgtacttctggaacatggccatacagcccggaaaacatacaacaacccagtgtttcAGTTGTTTAAGCAAAATATTTGTTGGAAGAAGGTCCATAGTAGAAAGGTTGACCCAAAAGGGCAGCTTGTACGTTTTTTGGCAATGAAATGGGCATGGTATTGGTCTTCTAGAGAAACCTAACATCTATCCTGGGTCCTTCAAGAGGCTGCATGCATCCTATGGGAACcctatttccatttattttaaagtaaaaaatgcCTTGTTATTCTCACTGCCACTGTTTTGTGACTGTAGTTCAGCTGGTTGGAGAGGGGTTGTGTTATCCATGAGTTCCTCATTGCTTGCCAGTAGGCCGGATGGACCAGTAGTCCTACTTGTTGTAAGGGAGTGTCCTGTATTGTGGCACTGCATTATGCAAGCCAGAAATAAACCCTGAAAGAGACATTAAAGAAATAGTGCAGCCTGAAGAATAATGCAGCAAAGGAAATGTAATAATTGGTTCGGGTTGCTATTTAGAGGCAGCAACCGGAGTCTTTAGATGGGATAAAAGAAGGCTTTGGTTCTGAAAGGAGGCTTTGATGAAGTTTGGGAACAAATTCCGGGTAAGGAAGGAAGCCAAGGAACAAAGCCCAGATTATAGGGCACTGAACTTTCCTCGCACTACTGTATGGGGCCTTTAGGTAACAAACACATCCACTAAAGACAGGAAAATAAGGGTTTATATTCATACAAAGACAAGACCTGTGATATTTCAGAGATGGAAGAGAAGGTAAAGAATAAAGAGGAGGTTCTAGCCCATCCTCTCAAGTCTACCATTACTATTATTTGGAAATAGGTTTTGTTTATTGTTTGATCTCTTCCTGAACACTACATGTGGTCCTaaccttcatgtttcctttgcaaTAAACATGTGAAGTAGTTCATTCTGAAAGCAAAAGTTACCCAgtgagttgttgaaggctttcatgaccagaatcaccggattactgtgagttttgcaggctgtatggccatgttccagaagcattctctcctgaagtttcacccacatttatgacaggcatgctcagaggttgtgaggtctgatggaaaataggcaagtggggtttgtatgtctgtggaaggtccaggagaggagaaagaactcttgtctgtttaagccaagtgtgaatgttgcagctgatcactttattagcattgaataaccttgtagcttcaaagcttggctgcttcctgcctgggggaattctttgttaggagataattagctggccctaattgtttcttgtctggaattcccctgtttttgattgttgttttttatttgctgttctgattttagagttttttttaatactggtagccagattttgttcactttcatggtttcctcctttctgttgaaattgtccacaagcttgtggattgcagcggcttctctgtgtcgtctgacatggtggttgttagagtggtccagcatttcagtgttgTCAAATAATACATTGTGTCTAAGTTGGAAAtccacagccaggctttgaagctgcaaggctattaagtgctaatcaagctggccaattgcaacattcacactttcatcCAACAgacccatcctggacattccacagacatacaaaccccacttgcctagtttccaacagacctcacaacctctggggatgcctgtcatagacgtgggtgaaacatcagcagagaatgcttctggaacatggctatacagcccggaaaatgttATAGCACATCCTACATATAGCACATCCTAAACTTGTATCATCATTGCACTActacagttaaaataaaaaaattaaatcaatcaTGAAATGAGTGCTGGAATCttagtatcatagaatcctaaagttggaagagaccccaagggccatccagtctaaccaaattttgccaggcaggaacacacaagTCAAGCCCTCCtggtagatggccatccaacttctgtttaaaaacttccagagaaggagactcatcACACTCTGAGTGAATGTTTTTCAATTGTCTTGGAGTGTGATAATGACACCATTAATGCAGATGAAAGGACATTAATGCAAAAAAAATGCTGTTgatgaaaatgaaaaagtatgtaaATGATGCTCATTAAATGCAGCAAGGGTGTGATAGAAAGCATCGGGCAATCAGCTGGAGTGAATTTGAAACAGAATAATGCAGCATGGAGGTGTGGTATGATAAGGCCCTCATTCTTCCAGCCTCTCTCTGCCTTACAGCCTTAACAGGTTCCATGTGGTGTAAATTTTTACATGGGGAGATGAATGGGGTGTTGTTTTCATTGTGCTTCCTGGGTTTGACTGAAAAATCTGTCTTTCTGCGTTGGGGGAAGAGGAGGTGAGAAGTTCTTGGGCATTCCTGCATACTTATTCTGCAAGTCTTTCCTTTCCTTAATAGAATACTAGCTGTggcctgccacgcgttgctgtggccaattggaattgcactgaatagcctttgtgcttctaagcctgggcggtttctatataggggcctccttgcttgggctggttgaatgggatagAGTGGCCTGTTGGCTTAGAAACCTGAGAGTTATCCATCTACAGTATATCCTGGTTGGGCTGGTTGAAcaggagtgaatagtcttgctgcttggaagcctggccgctttctaccttgtggaattggccaggtcgaatagcaatgaatagtctgagtgcagcaagtatgaatattATAATTAgttactttgattagcattgaatggccttgcaggttcgaggcctggctgtttcctggttgagggaattcttcgttgggaggtgttagctaggtctgattgtttcctgcctggaattcccctgtctggaattctcctgtcttgtGCGTGTTGATttgtatttattgtcctgattttagagattatattgttctgttttcttattagaaCACAGTAATTCTTACATACGATatacagtaaagttatgtagtaattactatattttcgAATTTAGTACCCAAACATTGCCACATTTAGTAGAAAACATTGAGTACTataaggcagactgccttgggtaATAGAGATCATTGGATAAGTGATGCTTGGTTTGgaggggaagtgtgaatgttgccattggcgagcTTGATTAGGAGTGAAtggctgtgatgcctcatgggccttgtagtcctgttcctagtgccatcgtggcagatgaagatgaaaacatggggttttcgccggttcaacaagagccggagtcctttcacctgccggatgttgatgtttgtcctcaagaattcagtaaaacagaccttgggcattcctcgcctccgtttcccaggagggaatcttactctagagacagaggagtcagagaagcaaatcgcaggagtttacggatcgctgccaaacaacaggctgattaggcctgcttcccttgggaaattctaaggagtcttgcatctggacaaagttgggtttcgcttctcgttctctagggaaagagattgttggcgggaaaacgagacccaatataggtgtttgacgcgggagattctttgcggagtcaacagagcagcttcaggagtaagatcgtgtgtggacttcgtaaccccagttccttgcctcccggatcaagcattcaagattttgcctcgctttgcttttaaccacggaccttgttccaggaatcactggttgccttgcacctagtcacggaccttgttaaagaaccaagttatatccagccttgttccagccttgttgtcaagctaccttggactcttaagactctgacatttccccacactattgcttggcaatagtgtttcggtattggataaagaactttgaactctaatatcatttattggacaatacatttttggactatatttgacctcatttgaaaggtctgcttctgaactatattcttcacttgtttttattgcttttatatatttccttaataaagatattagatagagattggcctccgtgtatggttcttggtgcccagctgccaggggtctgacaatgGCTTCACAGCTTCAGTGCCTGTCTGCTTGTTGTGTGTGATGGttttgattattattgttgtggttgttattgttattatgagaATTGAGGGATAAATTGAGAGAAAGAGGAGTAGAAAATGTaagtaattgagggagaactCTTCCTCCCTCCCGTTACTCCTCCTTCTTCCCTCGCCCCGGTACCTCCGTGGCATCGGTGTGCCTCTGATTCATGTGGGCCaggcccctcccttcctccctcctcagTCTGTTTCCTTCGTGCCGGGGCAGAGAAGGCCCCGGAGGAGGGTGGCTGGGGAGGAGGCCTGGCCGCCGGGCCTTCTCGCCGCCTCCCCCGGCCCTGCTCCCGACCAGGCCTCACGGCTGTGCGGGAGCAACCGTTGAGGGGAGGGGTTGGGGAGTGTGTTGGGCACATGCCTTTTTGTGTATGGTGCATGCGCTCTTCGTATTTgccggtttttggggttttgcgGGTCCCGGTTCCGTTTTGGGGGTTCGGTTGTGTTGTATGAACCTTGAGGCacggcttttgcattgtgttgtcaagtttggtggttctggggcgtatagttgtgttgttatagtcacagcgCAAAtaactttacctttttatatatatagattaaggcAAAAGactgaaagataataataatataataaatctttatttataccccgccaacatctccctgttGGTGGCTCACAGAAACACTTCAAAGTGTCGCATGCAAACAACAGTACATAAGCATATAACAGCACGTGAGTATAAAACAACAGCAGGTATAAATAAAATGGATTCCCTTGAATCAGCAAAACAATAATctattattacaataataaagTGATCACAAACATATATGTGTTCCCACAACACATAAAAGATGCAACAAGCAGTAATATACAATGAAACAAATTCGTTATATTCACGTTATATTGGAAATCCCCTCCTACGAGAAAAAAATAGCGATTAGTATTGTGAATATAACAAATTTATGTTTCATTGTATATTACTGAGTCAGTTTAAGATATTGATTAGGATCTTTTTTGGACGTAGGAAATTCAGGTTGAAATCCCCACTTGTAGTAATATTTAGTGTAGTCATTCTGTCTCGGTCTGGCCAACTTCACCGATCTGTTGTGAGAATGATGTAGAAAAGGTAAAGCAGTGTTTTTGCTGCTTTAAACTTTGAAGGAAAGGCAGGATATCCATGTAATGAATAAATACACCAAACACCCCCTGCTTAGCATGAAAATACACAGGATTATGTGTGCATGTGCTCTAATGACCCTGTTCTAAATTTGTTTCCAGAGTGATAACGTTTATTTAGCAATTCCTATTGCTAAATATTTGGGAAATTACTATAATCTCTTTCTGAAGGTTTGAAACTTTTTGTTTATGCCTCTGATTTAATTCTTGTGGCTTCCCTGCAGACACATCCGGGAACCAACGTAACGGTTGTCGATTTATTTGACCGCACCGAGAGCCTGAAACCGCTCTGGATACAAGTGGAGGGCTTCAGGCAAGCTATTTACCCTATAATGCAGAATGCAGCTGACGGCGTCCATCTCGTCTGCTATTCACAAGGTATATGGGCTTTTAATGGAGAGGAGAAGGCTTGCTTTCCAGGGATCTGATAGGTCCCATCCATTGTTCTTTGACAGACAAAGTGGGCTTGCCTGACTAAAAGGGCAACTGGGGCTAACTGTACTTTTAACTTGACTTAAGTGAAGGCAAGAACTAGCTCCCTGCTGTTGTTGAAATACTCAGGAGATCTAATAGACCTCTTTCCCTGTCCTTGGACTTCCCATCActttttgttttggaaaaagACTCATCCGTCCTGGACCTAAACGTCATCTCTTGCCCTCGTCCAGAGGGATGTGACAAAATTACTTATTATTTCATGAAGGGAATGGGaacattttaagtattttttttcaaatatagtaTGACCCCATATCTGTGTGGGATACATTAGAATCATATtaaaataacagagttggaagagaccacatgggccatctagtccaaccaccaaGCACTTTCACTTGATGGATTGGGGTGAAATTTGTACATAGAGTTCGTTCAGCCTTTCCCCATTGTTCTGCAAACGAAACTCCATTTTCCTCTTTCTTGCAGGTGGACTCATTTGTCGTGCCCTCCTCTCCACGATGCCTGATCACAATGTGGACACGTTcatctctctctcatccccacaaaTGGGGCAATATGGAGGTACATTATGAGCTAAGAGATAagggtggtacagtagagtctcacttatccaagctaaacgggccgtcagaaccttggataagcgaatatcttggataataaggagggattaaggaaaagcctattaaacatcaaattaggttatgattttacaaattaaacaccaaaacattatgttatacaacaaatttgacagaaaaagtagttcaatatgcaggaatgctatgtagtaattactgtatttacgaatttagcaccaaaatatcatgatatattgaaaacattgactacaaaaatgccttggataatccagaaccttggataagtgagactctactgtagtagagaAAACAATTTAAGCATATATGCTTGCAGATTAGACTTATATGTTATTAGAGTAGATATGTGTTTTGTATTGCTTGATATGTAATTGTTATTTAAGTATGTTTGTATATGTATAAATAATTATTTATCTTTAtaagtgtttttctttttgttaattttttaatttaaaaataatggatCACAGGTGGAAAACTTCTTAGAGGTGTTTTTGGTCTGAtatagtctttttaaaaaataaaataaagccaaTTTTACAATAATGAAAGTAGGAGAGATTGTTAGACTTCTCTTAACAGTGTCTATTGGGACATTTCTCAGCCCATATGTTTTTATCGCATGCCTTTTACAGAAATGCCAGCAATTACTTCCTTCCTAGACAATGGAAGTTATGGGAGGAAACCCTAGCTTTTGGCCCCTTAGTCACCAAGTATTGTGCATACAAAATAAATGGGTCTGAGATGGACTCAGACAACGGGTAGATTGGAAGCATTGTAATGAGCACCTTAGATATATAAGATGGGTCATTCTGCTTAATATTAGAGCTAAGTCTGACTTTATGTGTGCTCTCTCTTTTCTGACCCAGACACAAAGTACTTGAAATGGCTTTTTCCTCAGCACATGAAGTCTAATTTGTACCGTGTGTGCTATACACACGTGGGCCAGGATTTCTCGATCTGCAACTATTGGAACGGTAAGACTACCCTGAGTTATACTAAGACACCAATAATAGTTCTTTAGCATTTTATGGAGCACATTTGGTTGTTCAGAGGACTATcacctatatcagtggttcccaacctgtgggtccccagatattttggccttcaactcccagaaatcctaacagctggtaaactggctgggatttctaggtcaaaccatctggggacacacaggttgagaaccactgacctacatgTTCTCTGCAGTACTGAATAAAATACGACCTGATGTACTTTGTATGTTTTTGTCGCATCCTCTGCccccaaaatattcaaaataaagatAATTTAAAACAGTAGGAGATGATTATAGAATGCTGGATAACATGGAACTTCCCTGGGATCTTGGAGGACAACGTACTTTGGTGTAGTCCATGGttgattacattatgtaacacgacttttgttcatgggttataagtgtcatttcttaattggttctatcataaaaacatgggaaaagtttattaaactgcaaaaaccttgttttggtgggacatcctgcagcacattttgctatagtttttcaatgaaatatctcatcaagtctcagtcaattcaacatagtttgtggcagccacaaaaacaaagtttatggaatATAAAcagttactttcaaagtaagtactgcacaattaaataggactaagactttcaaaccaggaacagaacacttttcaaattttgttacatagtgttgttgctgttgttgtttatttatttatttatttacagtatttatattccgcccttctcaccccgaaggggactcagggcagattacaatgaacacatatatggcaaacattcaatgccaacagacaaacaacattcagtatagacagacacagaggcatttaacatttttccagcttcacgattccggccacagggggagctgttgcttcaccgtccaccaGTGgctttacttcctcattcctttcctcgtgctttgctggcagttttatggtgttgtaaattagttaaattagcctcccacataaagcatacctaaatttccctacttgacagatgcaactgtctttcggggctgcataggtcaacagcaagccaggctatttaatggttgggggcttaacccgacccaggctttgaactcatgacctcttagtcagtagtgatttattgcagctggttactagccaactGCACTACTCCGGCcctgttaatattattatgtccTCATTACTATAATGtaatcaaccctccacatttgctaaaGAGAACATATCTTTCCATATCTTCAGGTTTTCTAGCATGGCTCATTGGGTCAACTTCCACCTGAAGCTGACCACAGCCAGCTTGGTTTTAGAGCCAGCTTTGAAGGTGGATGTGAATGATAGTGCTCAGAGCTAAATTTCAGAAGGAAGGAGAGTTGTGGGGAAGGGGAATGCAGGTCTTGAAATTATGGGAGGAAGTTATTTGACTGGCCTCTTTTGAGAGGAACGATTCAGGTAAAGCAGTCTGAAGGGTAGGAACCAAACATGATACCTCTCAACTTTTTCATTTTCAGATCCTCATCATCGGGATCTTTACCTCAACAACAGCAATTTCCTGGCCCTGCTGAATGATGAAAGACTCCACCCCAATGCCACTGGTAATAATGAAAAGTACCCCTCAGTCCCAATACACTTAAGGGTCTGGTAGAATATATCCAAGTGCCAGGCATGCCTCACATCTCCTCTTTCATTTGCTATCCTCATCAGGGGCCCTGTTGTGTATCCAGACACCCCATTGGTGTGTACATATGACAGGGCTTTCTTTGTAGTAGCACCCAAATTGCGGATCGCACTGCCAAAGGAC
Protein-coding sequences here:
- the ppt2 gene encoding lysosomal thioesterase PPT2 isoform X1, whose product is MSGRIMRQGRSYIGVLAPFSLLATSLLLTLTASYKPVIVVHGLFDSPSDFRLLLQFINETHPGTNVTVVDLFDRTESLKPLWIQVEGFRQAIYPIMQNAADGVHLVCYSQGGLICRALLSTMPDHNVDTFISLSSPQMGQYGDTKYLKWLFPQHMKSNLYRVCYTHVGQDFSICNYWNDPHHRDLYLNNSNFLALLNDERLHPNATAWKENLLRIRKLILIGGPDDGVIMPWESSLFAFYDDNETVREMKYQPVYQLDTFGLKTLDARGDIALYVVPGISHTDWHSNRTVYEACIAKWLT
- the ppt2 gene encoding lysosomal thioesterase PPT2 isoform X2 codes for the protein MRQGRSYIGVLAPFSLLATSLLLTLTASYKPVIVVHGLFDSPSDFRLLLQFINETHPGTNVTVVDLFDRTESLKPLWIQVEGFRQAIYPIMQNAADGVHLVCYSQGGLICRALLSTMPDHNVDTFISLSSPQMGQYGDTKYLKWLFPQHMKSNLYRVCYTHVGQDFSICNYWNDPHHRDLYLNNSNFLALLNDERLHPNATAWKENLLRIRKLILIGGPDDGVIMPWESSLFAFYDDNETVREMKYQPVYQLDTFGLKTLDARGDIALYVVPGISHTDWHSNRTVYEACIAKWLT